In a single window of the Magnolia sinica isolate HGM2019 chromosome 7, MsV1, whole genome shotgun sequence genome:
- the LOC131251001 gene encoding probable mediator of RNA polymerase II transcription subunit 26b produces MAVKSGVLDYWRKCFNSTNADIFEVIEYAIIIASLDCPKELRMRRDRIAEKLFSCRLTRCVGCDRVEAAAPEEDEDGGCKDGFGGDGDFGRKESKGNSSTNEGGKMNRVSNYSYDEAEALTEEIEEESQIVGEVLRIKEILSNKQDESDNVLFELLRRLQLMELTVETLKATEIGKAVNGLRKHGSKQIRHLARALIDGWKDMVDQWVNAAAAVVDGSPDSVNPSTVVEEEGLPSPPLDEGAFLATQTTGMELSQFFDGMDDDGNPHNNGEFDKNRGNGRKPISENHIPKRKQQPPPEENMHNEDTSHMQRQEAVVKQTKPSNTNSGPGRPVKLSSDSGPGRPAKLSSDSGPGRPQKLSSDFGPGRPLNLSSERKANGDIKLQQRVDLMGTQKKQPPSIQDKSKYSDEVSVRVKLEAAKRKLQEGYQQAENAKKQRTIQVMELHDLPKQGLGHRNPQVKPGAHNRHWANGRR; encoded by the exons ATGGCTGTGAAATCCGGCGTGCTCGATTACTGGCGGAAGTGTTTCAACAGCACGAACGCTGATATCTTCGAGGTGATTGAATATGCAATCATCATTGCCTCGTTGGACTGCCCGAAGGAGTTACGGATGCGGCGGGACCGGATTGCCGAGAAGCTCTTCTCTTGCCGGTTAACCCGGTGTGTTGGGTGTGATCGTGTCGAGGCAGCTGCCCCAGAGGAGGATGAGGATGGTGGGTGCAAGGATGGTTTTGGAGGTGATGGTGATTTTGGCAGAAAGGAGAGTAAGGGGAATAGCAGCACAAATGAGGGTGGAAAGATGAATAGAGTGAGCAATTACAGCTATGATGAAGCGGAGGCATTGACCGAGGAAATCGAAGAGGAGAGTCAGATTGTTGGGGAGGTTTTGAGGattaaagaaattctttccaatAAGCAAGATGAG TCTGATAATGTTTTATTCGAGTTGTTGAGGAGGCTTCAGTTGATGGAGCTCACCGTGGAAACATTAAAG GCGACTGAGATTGGAAAGGCAGTTAATGGCCTGCGGAAGCACGGGTCGAAGCAGATTCGCCATCTTGCACGTGCTCTTATTGA TGGGTGGAAGGATATGGTAGATCAATGGGTTAATGCCGCAGCTGCTGTTGTAG ACGGTTCGCCGGACTCTGTGAATCCTTCTACCGTTGTTGAAGAAGAAGGGCTCCCTTCTCCGCCGTTGGATGAAGGAGCTTTCTTGGCTACTCAGACTACTGGAATGGAGCTTTCTCAG TTCTTTGATGGCATGGACGATGATGGAA ATCCTCATAACAATGGGGAATTTGATAAGAATCGTGGCAATGGAAGAAAACCCATTTCTGAAAACCATATCCCTAAGAGGAAGCAACAACCTCCGCCGGAGGAAAACATGCACAATGAGGATACGAGCCACATGCAAAGACAAGAGGCTGTTGTCAAACAAACCAAGCCCTCCAATACCAATTCTGGGCCAGGAAGACCTGTGAAGCTTAGCTCTGATTCTGGGCCAGGAAGACCTGCGAAGCTTAGCTCTGATTCTGGGCCGGGAAGACCTCAGAAGCTTAGCTCTGATTTTGGGCCAGGGAGACCTTTGAACCTTAGCTCGGAACGAAAAGCGAATGGGGATATAAAATTGCAGCAACGAGTGGATCTGATGGGGACCCAAAAGAAGCAACCACCTAGCATTCAAGAT AAATCCAAATATTCGGATGAAGTGTCGGTTCGAGTGAAGCTTGAAGCAGCAAAGAGGAAACTCCAAGAAGGGTACCAACAAGCGGAGAACG CGAAGAAGCAGCGCACTATCCAGGTCATGGAGTTGCACGATCTGCCTAAACAAGGGCTTGGTCACAGAAATCCTCAAGTGAAACCAGGCGCCCACAACAGGCATTGGGCAAACGGGCGGCGATAG